The proteins below come from a single Pseudomonas chlororaphis genomic window:
- a CDS encoding betaine-aldehyde dehydrogenase (catalyzes the formation of betaine from betaine aldehyde): MIKHWINGREVESKDVFVNYNPATGEAIGEVASGGAEEVAQAVAAAKDAFPKWANTPAKERARLMRKLGELIEQNVPKLAELETLDTGLPIHQTRNVLIPRASHNFDFFAEVCTRMDGHTYPVDDQMLNYTLYQPVGVCGLVSPWNVPFMTATWKTAPCLALGNTAVLKMSELSPLTANELGRLAVEAGIPNGVLNVIQGYGVTAGDALVRHPDVRAISFTGGTATGKKIMQTAGLKKYSMELGGKSPVLIFEDADLERALDAALFTIFSLNGERCTAGSRIFIQESVYPQFVAEFAARAKRLIVGDPQDPKTQVGSMITQAHYDKVTGYIRIGLEEGATLLAGGLERPANLPAHLSRGQFIQPTVFADVNNKMRIAQEEIFGPVVCLIPFKDEAQALQLANDTEYGLASYIWTQDIGKAHRLAHGIEAGMVFINSQNVRDLRQPFGGVKGSGTGREGGQYSFEVFAEIKNVCISMGGHHIPRWGV, translated from the coding sequence ATGATCAAACACTGGATCAACGGCCGTGAGGTCGAAAGCAAAGACGTCTTCGTCAACTACAACCCGGCCACCGGCGAAGCCATTGGCGAAGTCGCCAGCGGCGGCGCCGAGGAAGTCGCCCAGGCCGTAGCCGCCGCCAAGGATGCCTTCCCGAAGTGGGCCAACACGCCCGCCAAGGAACGCGCCCGGTTGATGCGCAAGCTCGGAGAGCTGATCGAGCAGAACGTGCCGAAACTGGCCGAACTGGAAACCCTCGACACGGGCTTGCCGATCCACCAGACCCGCAACGTGCTGATCCCGCGGGCGTCCCACAACTTCGATTTTTTCGCCGAAGTGTGCACCCGGATGGACGGCCACACCTACCCGGTCGACGACCAGATGCTCAACTACACCCTGTACCAGCCGGTGGGGGTCTGCGGCCTGGTGTCGCCGTGGAACGTGCCGTTCATGACCGCGACCTGGAAGACCGCGCCGTGCCTGGCCTTGGGCAACACCGCTGTGCTGAAGATGTCCGAGCTGTCGCCGTTGACCGCCAATGAACTGGGGCGACTGGCCGTCGAGGCAGGGATCCCCAACGGTGTGCTCAACGTGATCCAGGGCTACGGCGTCACGGCGGGCGATGCATTGGTGCGTCACCCGGATGTGCGGGCAATCTCCTTCACCGGCGGCACCGCCACCGGCAAGAAAATCATGCAGACCGCCGGGCTGAAGAAGTACTCCATGGAGCTGGGCGGCAAGTCGCCGGTGCTGATTTTCGAAGACGCGGACCTGGAGCGGGCCCTTGATGCGGCGCTGTTCACGATTTTCTCGCTCAACGGCGAACGTTGCACCGCTGGCAGTCGAATCTTCATCCAGGAAAGCGTCTACCCGCAGTTCGTCGCCGAATTCGCCGCCCGTGCCAAACGCTTGATCGTGGGCGACCCCCAAGACCCCAAGACCCAGGTCGGCTCGATGATCACCCAGGCCCACTACGACAAGGTCACCGGTTACATCAGGATCGGCCTCGAAGAAGGCGCCACCCTGCTGGCCGGTGGCCTGGAACGCCCGGCCAACCTGCCTGCACACTTGAGTCGCGGCCAGTTCATCCAGCCGACGGTGTTCGCCGACGTGAACAACAAAATGCGTATCGCCCAGGAAGAGATCTTCGGCCCGGTGGTCTGCCTGATCCCGTTCAAGGACGAAGCCCAGGCGTTGCAACTGGCCAACGACACCGAGTACGGCCTGGCGTCGTACATCTGGACCCAGGACATCGGCAAGGCCCATCGCCTGGCCCATGGCATCGAGGCCGGCATGGTGTTCATCAACAGCCAGAACGTGCGCGACCTGCGCCAGCCTTTCGGCGGCGTGAAGGGTTCCGGAACCGGGCGCGAAGGTGGACAGTACAGCTTTGAAGTGTTTGCCGAGATCAAGAACGTTTGCATTTCCATGGGCGGTCATCACATTCCACGGTGGGGCGTGTAA
- a CDS encoding 2-hydroxyhepta-2,4-diene-1,7-dioate isomerase: MKHARIRFEGQVHAVTVEAGNAVRLLDGRLLGEDQVEWLPPATGNMFALGLNYADHAAELAFKPPTEPLAFIKSPGTYTGHNQKTWRPDNVAYMHYECELVAVIGKTARNVKRENALDYLAGYTVCNDYAIRDYLENYYRPNLRVKNRDATTPVGPWIVDVADVPDPSDLKLRTWINGELRQEGSTKDMIFDIPYLIEYLSSFMTLQPGDMIATGTPEGLADVVPGDEVVVEVEGVGRLVNNIVSEAAFFASRREA; encoded by the coding sequence ATGAAACACGCGCGCATTCGTTTTGAAGGCCAGGTCCACGCCGTCACCGTTGAAGCCGGCAATGCCGTGCGCTTGCTCGACGGTCGCCTGCTGGGCGAAGACCAGGTCGAGTGGCTGCCGCCGGCCACCGGCAACATGTTCGCCCTGGGCCTGAACTACGCCGACCACGCCGCCGAACTGGCCTTCAAGCCGCCGACCGAGCCCCTGGCGTTCATCAAGTCGCCGGGCACCTACACCGGCCACAACCAAAAGACCTGGCGCCCGGACAACGTCGCCTACATGCATTACGAGTGCGAACTCGTGGCGGTCATCGGCAAAACAGCCCGTAACGTCAAGCGCGAAAATGCGCTGGACTACCTGGCCGGCTACACCGTGTGCAACGACTACGCGATCCGCGACTACCTGGAAAACTACTACCGCCCCAACCTGCGGGTGAAGAACCGCGACGCCACCACTCCTGTCGGGCCATGGATCGTCGACGTCGCCGACGTGCCGGACCCGAGCGACCTGAAACTGCGCACCTGGATCAACGGTGAGCTGCGCCAGGAAGGCAGCACCAAGGACATGATCTTCGACATCCCGTACCTGATCGAATACCTGTCCAGCTTCATGACCCTGCAACCCGGCGACATGATCGCCACCGGCACGCCCGAAGGCCTGGCCGACGTGGTGCCCGGTGATGAAGTGGTGGTGGAAGTGGAAGGCGTCGGCCGCCTGGTCAACAACATTGTCAGCGAAGCCGCGTTCTTCGCATCCCGTAGAGAGGCTTGA
- a CDS encoding 4-hydroxyphenylacetate isomerase, with protein MSRALHDVANGTLFGVALNYQGLLKQHLAEFEQPPYQKPPVKPVLFIKTPNTRNRHDADVVHPGHGERLQPGPALGVVMGKSASRVSAAEALGYVAGYTVVNEFSLPEDSYYRPAVKAKCRDGSCAIGPELVPTANLADPHSLAITLYVNGEARQQNSTANFVRNIPQLIAEISEFMTLHAGDVLITGTPEGRVDVVPGDRVEVHINGVGRLVNTVVAEQPGAVS; from the coding sequence ATGAGCCGTGCCCTGCATGACGTCGCTAACGGCACCCTGTTCGGGGTCGCGCTGAACTACCAGGGGCTGCTGAAACAGCACCTCGCCGAGTTCGAGCAGCCGCCCTACCAGAAACCGCCGGTCAAGCCGGTGCTGTTCATCAAGACGCCCAACACCCGTAATCGACACGACGCCGACGTGGTCCATCCCGGCCACGGCGAGCGGCTGCAACCAGGGCCGGCCCTGGGCGTGGTGATGGGCAAGTCGGCCAGCCGCGTCAGCGCCGCCGAGGCGCTGGGCTACGTGGCCGGCTACACCGTCGTCAACGAATTCAGCCTGCCGGAAGACAGCTACTACCGCCCCGCCGTCAAGGCCAAGTGCCGGGATGGCTCATGCGCCATCGGGCCGGAACTGGTGCCGACCGCCAACCTCGCCGATCCCCACAGCCTGGCGATCACGCTGTACGTCAACGGCGAGGCACGCCAGCAAAACAGCACGGCCAACTTCGTTCGCAACATCCCCCAACTGATTGCCGAGATCAGCGAGTTCATGACCCTGCACGCCGGCGACGTGTTGATCACCGGCACGCCCGAGGGCCGGGTCGACGTGGTGCCTGGCGACCGCGTCGAAGTGCACATCAACGGCGTGGGCCGTCTCGTCAATACCGTCGTGGCCGAGCAGCCAGGAGCCGTTTCATGA
- a CDS encoding AraC family transcriptional regulator, with protein MTDRQPIPNINIGQVYDQRYSDAEVHYDRLANLADFFGRNMPVHRHDRFFQVHYVKSGTVRVYLDDQQYVESGPMFFLTPPTIAHAFVTEADSDGHVLTVRQQLVWQLIDADPSLAPAGVQLPAACVALAQLGPELAGEVGRLEYLFEQLSEEVAAARPGRNVALDGLTRLIMISLLRLCTNSLEARPARHEDLKIFHRFNELIEAHYLQHWPLSRYAEGIGVTEARLNDVCRRIADLPSKRLIMERLMQEAKRLLLFTGSSANEICYQLGFKDPAYFSRFFQRYAQLTPGEYRQRQSGLR; from the coding sequence ATGACCGATCGTCAACCGATCCCCAACATCAACATCGGCCAGGTGTACGACCAGCGCTACAGCGATGCCGAGGTGCATTACGACCGGCTCGCCAACCTCGCGGATTTTTTCGGTCGCAACATGCCGGTGCACCGCCACGACCGCTTCTTCCAGGTGCACTACGTCAAGAGCGGCACCGTGCGGGTGTATCTCGACGACCAGCAATACGTCGAATCGGGCCCGATGTTCTTTCTCACGCCGCCCACCATCGCGCATGCCTTCGTGACCGAGGCCGACAGTGACGGGCATGTGCTGACGGTGCGCCAGCAGTTGGTGTGGCAGTTGATCGACGCCGATCCGAGCCTGGCGCCGGCCGGTGTGCAACTGCCGGCGGCCTGCGTGGCGCTGGCGCAACTGGGGCCGGAGTTGGCGGGGGAGGTGGGACGGCTGGAGTACCTGTTCGAGCAACTGAGCGAGGAGGTGGCGGCCGCGCGGCCAGGGCGCAACGTGGCCCTGGACGGATTGACACGGCTGATCATGATCAGCCTGCTGCGCTTGTGTACCAACTCCCTGGAAGCCCGGCCGGCGCGGCATGAAGACCTGAAGATCTTCCACCGCTTCAACGAGCTGATCGAAGCCCACTACCTGCAGCATTGGCCGCTGTCGCGCTATGCCGAGGGCATCGGGGTGACCGAGGCGCGCCTCAACGACGTGTGCCGGCGCATCGCCGACCTGCCTTCCAAGCGGTTGATCATGGAGCGCTTGATGCAGGAGGCCAAGCGTCTGCTGCTGTTTACCGGCAGTTCGGCCAATGAAATCTGCTACCAGCTTGGCTTCAAGGATCCGGCCTATTTCAGCCGGTTTTTCCAGCGTTATGCCCAGCTCACGCCGGGCGAGTATCGCCAACGACAGTCGGGGTTGCGCTGA
- a CDS encoding homoprotocatechuate degradative operon repressor translates to MANPRPSLTLTLLQAREAAMAFFRPALNQHDLTEQQWRVIRILHQQGELESHQLAQQACILKPSMTGVLSRLERDGLVRRQKSSQDQRRVFVALTERGEQCFESMSEGMEGNYRRIEAQFGEQKMQQLLGLLNELKNIKP, encoded by the coding sequence ATGGCCAACCCCAGACCCTCCCTGACGCTGACCCTGTTGCAAGCCCGTGAAGCCGCCATGGCTTTTTTCCGTCCCGCGTTGAACCAGCATGACCTCACCGAGCAGCAATGGCGGGTGATCCGCATCCTGCACCAGCAAGGCGAACTGGAAAGCCACCAGCTTGCCCAGCAGGCCTGCATCCTCAAGCCGAGCATGACCGGTGTGCTCAGCCGCCTGGAGCGCGATGGCCTGGTGCGCCGGCAGAAATCCAGCCAGGATCAGCGTCGGGTGTTCGTGGCCCTCACCGAACGCGGCGAGCAGTGCTTCGAGTCGATGAGCGAAGGCATGGAAGGCAACTACCGCCGGATCGAAGCGCAGTTCGGCGAGCAAAAGATGCAGCAACTGCTGGGGCTGCTCAATGAATTGAAGAACATCAAGCCGTAG
- a CDS encoding ArtI protein, producing MKTITSTMTFCGLLALCGNALAEPGASHLDEVLQRGELKVCTTGDYKPYTYKAESGDYEGIDIDMARSLAASLGVKVQWVQTTWKTLMPDMLAGKCDIGMGGISVTLERQKKAYFSNTLDVDGKIPLVRCEDQSRYQTLEQINQPSVRLVEPAGGTNEAFVRAFVPKGQLAFHDNVTIFQELLDKRADVMITDASEALYQQKLKPGLCAVNPTHYLQYGEKAYLLPRDDSTWKMYVDQWLHLSKANGSYQKVIGQWLAVPAAQ from the coding sequence ATGAAAACCATAACAAGCACGATGACGTTCTGCGGCCTGCTGGCCTTGTGTGGCAATGCCCTGGCCGAGCCTGGCGCCTCTCACCTGGACGAGGTCCTGCAACGCGGCGAACTCAAGGTGTGCACCACCGGCGACTACAAGCCCTACACCTACAAGGCTGAAAGCGGCGACTACGAAGGGATCGACATCGACATGGCGCGTTCGCTGGCCGCGAGCCTGGGCGTCAAGGTGCAATGGGTCCAGACCACCTGGAAAACCCTGATGCCGGACATGCTGGCGGGCAAGTGCGACATCGGCATGGGCGGGATCTCGGTGACCCTGGAGCGCCAGAAGAAAGCCTACTTCAGTAACACCCTGGACGTGGATGGCAAGATCCCGCTGGTGCGCTGCGAAGACCAGTCGCGCTACCAGACTCTCGAACAGATCAACCAACCTTCGGTACGCCTGGTGGAGCCGGCCGGTGGCACCAACGAAGCCTTCGTCCGCGCCTTCGTACCCAAGGGCCAGCTCGCCTTCCACGACAACGTGACCATCTTCCAGGAACTGCTGGACAAGCGCGCCGACGTGATGATCACCGATGCCTCGGAAGCGCTCTACCAGCAGAAACTCAAGCCTGGCCTGTGTGCCGTCAACCCGACCCACTACCTGCAATATGGCGAGAAGGCCTACCTGCTGCCGCGTGACGACAGCACCTGGAAGATGTACGTCGACCAGTGGCTGCACCTGAGCAAGGCGAACGGCAGCTATCAAAAAGTGATCGGCCAGTGGCTGGCGGTTCCCGCCGCTCAGTGA
- a CDS encoding regulator codes for MNLPPAIRVALVDDHSLVRDGIRALLSVMPRLNVVGEAENGAQAIEMVGRCTPDLLLMDISLKDMNGLELTRLLGKQYPSLKILILSMYDNHEYVSESVRCGASGYVLKNAPSREIVAAIEAIIGGGTFYSAEIAQRLATDPNTDNELTPRESQVLRKMVEGLNNKEMARELDISVRTVETHRLSIRRKLNIDKPAALVKYAIDHGIVSR; via the coding sequence ATGAACCTGCCGCCTGCGATCCGCGTCGCGCTGGTCGATGATCACTCACTGGTGCGCGATGGCATCCGGGCGCTGCTGTCCGTCATGCCACGACTGAACGTGGTCGGCGAAGCCGAGAACGGCGCACAGGCGATCGAAATGGTCGGCCGTTGCACACCGGACCTGCTGCTGATGGACATCAGCCTCAAGGACATGAACGGCCTTGAGCTGACCCGGCTGCTGGGCAAGCAATACCCGAGCCTGAAGATCCTCATCCTCAGCATGTACGACAATCATGAATACGTGAGCGAGTCAGTGCGCTGCGGTGCCAGCGGCTACGTGCTCAAGAACGCGCCCTCGCGGGAGATCGTCGCGGCGATCGAGGCGATCATCGGCGGCGGCACCTTCTACAGCGCCGAAATCGCCCAACGCCTGGCCACCGACCCGAACACTGATAACGAACTGACCCCACGGGAAAGCCAGGTGCTGCGCAAGATGGTCGAGGGGTTGAACAACAAGGAAATGGCCCGCGAGCTGGACATCAGCGTGCGTACCGTCGAGACCCATCGCCTGAGCATCCGCCGCAAGCTCAACATCGATAAACCCGCGGCATTGGTGAAATACGCGATCGACCACGGGATCGTTTCACGCTGA
- a CDS encoding histidine kinase produces MLLKHKIVALGILPLVLAIAVICALVISLNRQLGDQQAQLIEDSILASKRAELKNYVEMAQSLIAPLYNDGQGDERARQQVLEELRKLSFGINGYFFVYDRQGRSLMHARQSELVGRDLWDMKDPHGLPVIQALLKSAQSGEGFQRYAWNKPSSGQVTEKLAYVVMLDRWGWMLGTGIYLEDVERATQQARAEVAQGIHTTMQAIAAIALVAVLLVFAGGMTLNVSEHRLADKKLQRLNQRIVSLQEEERSRVSRELHDGISQLLVSIKFQFELASHVLENGQENGLGILKNATDRLGEAIGEIRSISHDLRSSLLDTLGLPAAIGQLASEFQQRSGLEVSYRTNEFDCRLENGAPVSLFRIAQEALTNIERHAGAKSVGISLFGSAESLRLTVVDDGMGFNVPQVERGHAGIGLRNIRERVEHFGGRLEVTSEPGRSELDILLPMNMAAT; encoded by the coding sequence ATGCTGCTCAAACACAAAATCGTCGCCCTCGGAATCTTGCCGCTGGTCCTGGCGATCGCTGTTATCTGCGCCCTGGTGATCTCGCTCAACCGCCAGTTGGGCGACCAACAAGCACAGCTCATCGAAGACAGCATCCTGGCCAGCAAGCGCGCCGAGCTGAAAAACTACGTGGAAATGGCGCAAAGCCTGATCGCCCCGTTGTACAACGACGGCCAGGGCGACGAACGTGCACGGCAGCAAGTGCTGGAAGAACTGCGCAAGCTGAGCTTCGGCATCAACGGTTATTTCTTCGTGTACGACCGCCAGGGCCGCAGCCTCATGCACGCGCGCCAGTCGGAGTTGGTGGGGCGAGACCTGTGGGACATGAAGGACCCTCATGGCCTGCCGGTGATCCAGGCGCTGCTCAAGAGCGCCCAGTCCGGCGAGGGCTTCCAGCGTTATGCCTGGAACAAGCCTTCCTCCGGCCAGGTCACTGAAAAACTGGCCTACGTGGTCATGCTGGACCGCTGGGGATGGATGCTCGGCACCGGGATCTACCTCGAAGACGTCGAGCGCGCCACCCAGCAGGCACGCGCCGAAGTCGCCCAAGGCATCCACACCACCATGCAGGCCATCGCCGCCATCGCCCTGGTGGCCGTGCTGCTGGTGTTCGCCGGTGGCATGACCCTCAACGTCAGCGAGCACCGCCTGGCCGACAAGAAACTGCAGCGCCTGAACCAGCGCATCGTCAGCCTGCAGGAAGAGGAACGCTCGCGAGTGTCCCGTGAGTTGCACGACGGCATCAGCCAACTGCTGGTGTCGATCAAGTTCCAGTTCGAACTGGCCAGCCATGTGCTGGAAAACGGCCAGGAAAACGGCCTGGGCATTCTCAAGAATGCGACAGACCGCTTGGGCGAAGCCATCGGCGAGATCCGCAGCATCTCCCATGACCTGCGCTCTTCCCTGCTCGATACCCTGGGCCTGCCCGCCGCCATCGGCCAACTCGCCTCCGAGTTCCAGCAGCGCAGCGGGCTGGAGGTGTCCTACCGCACCAATGAGTTCGATTGCCGGCTGGAAAACGGCGCACCGGTCTCGCTGTTCCGCATTGCCCAGGAAGCGCTCACCAACATCGAGCGTCACGCCGGGGCGAAAAGCGTCGGCATCAGCCTGTTCGGCTCCGCCGAGTCCTTGCGCCTGACGGTGGTGGATGATGGCATGGGCTTCAACGTGCCACAGGTCGAGCGGGGGCACGCCGGCATCGGCCTGCGCAATATCCGCGAACGGGTCGAACACTTCGGTGGACGCCTGGAAGTCACCTCAGAACCGGGGCGCAGCGAGCTGGACATCCTTTTGCCCATGAACATGGCGGCCACGTAA
- a CDS encoding carbon starvation protein A, which yields MTTRLVKHLAWFAVAVLGACALSVVALRRGEAINALWIVVAAVAIYLVAYRYYSLFIANNVMQLDARRATPAVLNNDGLDFVPTNKHILFGHHFAAIAGAGPLVGPVLAAQMGYLPGTLWLIAGVVLAGAVQDFMVLFLSTRRNGRSLGDMVREEMGRIPGTIALFGCFLIMIIILAVLALIVVKALAESPWGIFTVMATIPIAMFMGLYMRYIRPGRIGEISLIGVLLLLGSIWLGGQIAADPVWAKAFTFTGIQITWMLIGYGFVAAVLPVWLILAPRDYLSTFLKIGTIVALAIGILVTMPELKMPALTQFTNGLGPVWKGGLFPFLFITIACGAVSGFHALISSGTTPKLLDNETNARYIGYGGMLMESFVAIMAMVAASVIEPGVYFAMNSPAAIVGGDVVAVAQTVSSWGFAITPDALQAVAKDIGETTILARAGGAPTLAVGIAQILHSVLPGENTMAFWYHFAILFEALFILTAVDAGTRAGRFMLQDLLGSFVPALKRTESWTANLIATAGCVALWGYLLYQGVIDPLGGINTLWPLFGISNQMLAGIALMLATVVLIKMKRQRYVWVTLLPATWLLICTTTAGLIKLFDANPAIGFLALARKYNEALAAGQVLAPAKSIEQMQHVVFNAYTNATLTALFLFVVFSILFYALKVGIAAWGTKERTDKEAPFQALPDA from the coding sequence ATGACAACCCGTCTGGTTAAACACCTCGCCTGGTTTGCCGTGGCTGTTCTGGGAGCCTGTGCGTTGAGTGTCGTGGCCTTGCGCCGCGGCGAAGCCATCAACGCCCTCTGGATCGTCGTCGCAGCCGTGGCCATCTACCTGGTCGCCTACCGCTACTACAGCCTCTTCATCGCCAACAACGTGATGCAACTCGATGCGCGCCGGGCCACGCCTGCCGTGCTCAACAACGATGGCCTGGACTTCGTCCCGACCAACAAGCACATCCTCTTCGGTCACCACTTCGCCGCCATTGCCGGCGCGGGACCGCTGGTCGGGCCGGTGCTGGCCGCGCAGATGGGCTACCTGCCCGGCACGCTCTGGCTGATCGCCGGCGTGGTGCTGGCCGGGGCCGTGCAGGACTTCATGGTCCTGTTCCTGTCCACCCGCCGCAACGGTCGTTCCCTGGGGGACATGGTCCGCGAGGAAATGGGCCGCATTCCCGGCACCATCGCGCTGTTCGGCTGCTTCCTGATCATGATCATCATCCTCGCGGTGCTGGCGCTGATCGTGGTCAAGGCCCTGGCCGAGAGCCCGTGGGGGATCTTCACGGTGATGGCGACCATCCCGATCGCGATGTTCATGGGCCTGTACATGCGCTACATTCGCCCGGGCCGCATCGGCGAAATCTCGCTGATCGGCGTGCTGTTGCTGCTGGGGTCGATCTGGCTGGGTGGGCAGATCGCCGCCGACCCGGTCTGGGCCAAGGCCTTCACCTTCACCGGGATCCAGATCACCTGGATGCTGATCGGCTACGGCTTTGTCGCCGCCGTGCTGCCGGTGTGGCTGATCCTGGCACCGCGGGACTACCTGTCGACCTTCCTCAAGATCGGCACCATCGTCGCCCTGGCGATCGGCATCCTGGTCACCATGCCCGAGCTGAAAATGCCGGCGCTGACCCAGTTCACCAATGGCCTGGGCCCGGTGTGGAAGGGCGGCCTGTTCCCGTTCCTGTTCATCACCATCGCCTGTGGCGCGGTCTCGGGTTTCCACGCGCTGATTTCCTCGGGCACCACGCCCAAGCTGCTGGATAACGAAACCAACGCCCGCTACATCGGCTACGGCGGCATGCTCATGGAGTCCTTCGTGGCGATCATGGCGATGGTCGCCGCGTCGGTGATCGAACCGGGCGTGTACTTCGCCATGAACAGCCCGGCGGCCATCGTCGGCGGCGACGTGGTGGCCGTGGCGCAGACCGTCAGCAGTTGGGGCTTCGCCATCACGCCGGACGCCCTGCAGGCCGTGGCCAAGGACATCGGCGAGACCACCATCCTGGCCCGTGCCGGCGGCGCGCCGACCCTGGCGGTGGGCATCGCGCAGATCCTGCACTCGGTGCTGCCGGGTGAGAACACCATGGCGTTCTGGTACCACTTCGCGATCCTGTTCGAAGCGCTGTTCATCCTCACCGCGGTGGACGCCGGCACTCGTGCCGGGCGCTTCATGCTGCAGGACCTGCTGGGCTCGTTCGTGCCGGCCCTCAAGCGCACCGAATCCTGGACCGCCAACCTGATCGCCACCGCCGGTTGCGTGGCGCTGTGGGGTTACCTGCTGTACCAGGGCGTGATCGATCCGCTGGGCGGCATCAACACCTTGTGGCCGCTGTTCGGCATCTCCAACCAGATGCTGGCCGGTATCGCGCTGATGCTCGCCACCGTGGTGCTGATCAAGATGAAGCGCCAGCGCTACGTCTGGGTCACGCTGCTGCCGGCGACCTGGCTGCTGATCTGCACCACCACCGCGGGCCTGATCAAGCTGTTCGACGCCAACCCGGCGATCGGCTTCCTGGCCCTGGCGCGCAAATACAACGAGGCGCTGGCAGCCGGGCAAGTCCTGGCCCCGGCCAAGAGCATCGAGCAGATGCAGCACGTGGTGTTCAATGCCTACACCAACGCGACGTTGACGGCACTGTTCCTGTTCGTGGTCTTCAGCATCCTGTTCTACGCGCTCAAGGTCGGCATCGCCGCCTGGGGCACGAAGGAACGCACGGACAAGGAAGCGCCTTTCCAAGCGCTGCCGGACGCCTGA